A window of the Lactobacillus amylovorus DSM 20531 genome harbors these coding sequences:
- a CDS encoding asparaginase, translating to MKKLLLLSTGGTIASVASNAGLVPKETGEELIKMLGKLPYDIHVEDILQLDSSNIQPEEWKFIAQNIYKYRNDYDGIVVSHGTDTMAYTASMLSFMLKNINIPVVLTGSQVPINIVLSDAHDNLRLAFAAAATCPPDIYLAFHNKVMLGCRSVKVRTTNFDAFESVNVPPVATVSSDGLVFNTDDHFQKKHDGEPVLNTKINSHVSLVKLFPGFDPNLLFAMVDSGCRGIVIEAYGLGGMNFIRRNMVAAIGKLIRRGIPVIASSQCLYERSDLTKYEVGREALLEGAISACDMTSESAITKLMWALGQGMDVHEIDDFFNTNVAGEVTLK from the coding sequence ATGAAGAAATTATTATTGCTATCAACAGGGGGCACGATTGCTTCTGTAGCATCTAACGCTGGTTTGGTACCTAAGGAAACTGGCGAAGAGTTAATCAAGATGCTGGGTAAATTGCCTTATGACATTCACGTCGAGGATATCTTGCAGCTGGATTCATCCAACATTCAGCCGGAAGAATGGAAGTTTATCGCACAAAATATCTATAAATACCGCAATGATTATGATGGCATCGTCGTTTCACACGGTACGGATACGATGGCATATACCGCTTCAATGCTGTCTTTTATGTTGAAGAATATTAATATCCCGGTCGTTTTAACGGGGAGTCAGGTGCCAATTAACATCGTCTTAAGTGACGCCCACGACAATTTGCGTTTGGCCTTTGCGGCTGCCGCTACTTGTCCGCCTGATATTTATTTGGCCTTCCACAACAAGGTAATGTTGGGTTGTCGCTCAGTGAAGGTGCGGACAACCAACTTCGATGCCTTCGAAAGTGTGAATGTGCCACCTGTAGCCACTGTTTCTTCTGATGGTTTGGTCTTCAATACTGACGACCATTTTCAAAAGAAGCACGATGGCGAGCCGGTTTTGAATACCAAGATCAATTCACACGTTTCTTTGGTCAAATTGTTCCCTGGTTTTGATCCGAATTTACTGTTTGCGATGGTAGATAGCGGCTGTCGCGGGATCGTTATTGAGGCCTATGGTTTGGGCGGGATGAACTTTATTCGCCGCAATATGGTAGCCGCAATCGGTAAGTTAATCCGTCGCGGCATCCCCGTCATCGCCAGCAGCCAATGTTTATATGAACGTAGCGATTTAACCAAGTACGAAGTAGGACGTGAAGCCTTGCTTGAAGGTGCGATCAGCGCCTGCGATATGACGTCTGAGAGTGCGATCACTAAGTTGATGTGGGCTTTAGGCCAAGGCATGGATGTCCACGAAATCGATGATTTTTTCAATACTAATGTCGCTGGCGAAGTAACTCTTAAGTAA
- a CDS encoding MurR/RpiR family transcriptional regulator, which produces MDLEAAVMKNKEAFNETDKAIVSYLLQYPEAASKLSLMELAQKLYVSKSAIFRLSKKLGLSGFSELKFELSELTAKKAQREKYAQGLNFDANLQKILEETVKYFKGLNLTDLFNDLDRAETIYIYSTGWQQQIIAEYLAHSFFLIGKKAIILPSARDEVSMLGRSVKTNDMLFVISFGGFNKTILEELKKIDAVNNQLKLVSLTSWQPGKIASLSNYSFFFKTTPFQFSNQNAVTFSSAYVLIDLLMNEYGKHCGL; this is translated from the coding sequence ATGGATTTAGAAGCAGCAGTCATGAAGAACAAAGAAGCTTTTAACGAGACTGATAAGGCGATTGTGAGCTACTTGTTGCAGTATCCTGAAGCTGCCAGCAAGTTGAGTCTGATGGAACTTGCACAGAAGCTGTATGTTTCTAAGTCCGCTATTTTTCGTTTAAGTAAAAAGCTGGGGTTGAGTGGTTTTAGCGAGTTGAAGTTTGAATTGTCTGAATTAACGGCTAAAAAGGCGCAGCGCGAAAAGTATGCGCAAGGTTTGAATTTTGACGCTAATTTGCAAAAGATTCTGGAAGAGACCGTTAAGTATTTTAAGGGTTTGAATCTGACTGATTTGTTCAATGATTTGGATCGCGCTGAAACAATTTATATTTATTCAACCGGTTGGCAGCAGCAAATCATTGCGGAATATTTGGCCCATTCCTTTTTCTTGATTGGTAAAAAAGCGATTATTCTGCCGAGTGCGCGCGACGAAGTTTCGATGCTAGGGCGGTCGGTGAAAACCAACGACATGCTGTTTGTGATTTCGTTTGGCGGCTTTAACAAGACGATTCTGGAAGAGCTAAAGAAAATCGATGCGGTCAATAACCAATTGAAGCTGGTTTCTTTGACTAGTTGGCAGCCAGGAAAGATTGCCTCACTGAGTAATTACAGCTTTTTCTTTAAAACGACGCCATTTCAGTTTAGCAATCAGAATGCGGTCACGTTCAGCTCAGCCTATGTTTTGATCGATTTGTTGATGAATGAGTACGGCAAGCATTGCGGTTTGTAA
- a CDS encoding PTS sugar transporter subunit IIA: MELLIATHEGLASGLVSAHDMLVGKNDQIMTIELNDSGIRDFRRRFAELMDRHQSGQVLILTDLRNGTPHLVAKEYEEAHPDSVRVVSGANLPMVLELGHNLISANLDDVARRAIQVGRGDIEVDKMQLA, from the coding sequence ATGGAACTTTTAATTGCAACTCATGAGGGCCTTGCTTCAGGCCTTGTTTCTGCACATGACATGCTGGTAGGCAAAAACGACCAAATTATGACAATTGAACTTAACGACAGCGGCATCAGAGACTTCCGCAGACGTTTTGCTGAATTGATGGACAGACATCAATCAGGTCAAGTTTTGATTTTGACTGATTTAAGAAATGGTACGCCACACTTGGTAGCTAAGGAATATGAAGAAGCTCACCCAGACAGCGTAAGAGTGGTTAGTGGTGCTAACTTGCCAATGGTTTTGGAATTAGGCCACAATTTAATTAGCGCTAATTTAGATGATGTCGCAAGAAGAGCCATCCAAGTTGGTCGCGGCGACATCGAAGTTGATAAAATGCAATTGGCATAA